Proteins encoded by one window of Streptomyces uncialis:
- a CDS encoding META domain-containing protein, producing MYTQRRTPAPKSAAPATAATATATAVAAVLLAACGTSTPADEGKGTDKDPAAGTTAGTLTDTRWTIRTLTVADTPHPAPEGTHLTFDDKSQVSGNYGCNDFRARTDLKGGVLTLKDAVSTETACTSLDFEERLARTLAAGGLTVTREKDTLRLTTPKGDHVELTRAKAEEPAPLTGTRWTVTTLTDGATSASLPAGTEGKAHLTIAKDGRASGNLGCNRFSATAKIGDDGTLTFGTPAMTRMMCAPAAMRTEKALLRLFDGKKITYELSGDSLTLTAPDGKGATATVTPRARP from the coding sequence ATGTACACGCAACGGCGCACCCCCGCCCCGAAATCCGCGGCCCCCGCCACCGCGGCGACCGCAACCGCAACCGCGGTCGCCGCGGTACTCCTCGCGGCCTGCGGTACCAGCACACCCGCGGACGAGGGCAAGGGCACGGACAAGGACCCCGCCGCCGGAACGACCGCCGGTACCCTCACCGACACCCGCTGGACGATCCGCACCCTGACCGTCGCGGACACCCCGCACCCCGCGCCCGAGGGCACCCACCTCACGTTCGACGACAAGTCCCAGGTCAGCGGGAACTACGGATGCAACGACTTCCGGGCCCGCACGGATCTCAAGGGCGGCGTCCTGACCCTGAAGGACGCCGTGTCGACGGAGACCGCGTGCACGAGCCTCGACTTCGAGGAACGTCTCGCCCGGACCCTCGCCGCCGGCGGTCTCACGGTCACGCGGGAGAAGGACACCTTGCGTCTCACCACCCCGAAGGGCGATCACGTGGAGCTGACCCGGGCCAAGGCCGAGGAACCCGCGCCGCTCACCGGCACCCGGTGGACGGTCACGACCCTCACCGACGGCGCGACGTCCGCCTCGCTGCCCGCCGGGACGGAGGGCAAGGCGCATCTGACGATCGCGAAGGACGGCCGGGCGAGCGGCAACCTCGGCTGCAACCGCTTCTCGGCCACCGCGAAGATCGGGGACGACGGCACCCTGACCTTCGGTACCCCGGCGATGACCCGCATGATGTGCGCGCCTGCGGCGATGCGCACGGAGAAGGCGCTGCTGCGGCTCTTCGACGGCAAGAAGATCACCTATGAGCTGAGCGGTGACTCCCTCACCCTGACCGCCCCGGACGGCAAGGG
- a CDS encoding sterol carrier family protein gives MPPARKRVRTFDPARTRAAVLAQYALVREGIARLTPDQLQAPTRLGDRTVRELTAHLSVAVGSVVRGLELPEPARRELALMDYPAMASARAAEPDEDAQATAAEGTTDELFARAADRLPEVLATVTDERLIPTRLGAMRLADFLVTRVVELVVRTGDLNDATDLGVPFDRQAQAITTRFLADALAVKAPGGAVEVRVPPFAVIQCGAGPRHTRGTPPNVVETDPLTWTRLATGRTDWSTEVAAGRITASGDRANLTPTLPVLP, from the coding sequence ATGCCGCCCGCCAGGAAGCGTGTCCGTACGTTCGACCCCGCCAGGACCAGGGCCGCCGTGCTCGCGCAGTACGCGCTGGTACGTGAGGGGATCGCGCGGCTCACCCCCGATCAGCTCCAAGCGCCGACCCGGCTCGGCGACCGGACGGTACGGGAGCTGACGGCACATCTGTCGGTCGCCGTCGGGAGCGTCGTACGGGGTCTGGAGCTTCCCGAGCCCGCGCGGCGGGAGTTGGCGCTGATGGACTACCCCGCCATGGCTTCCGCCAGGGCCGCCGAGCCGGACGAAGACGCACAGGCGACGGCGGCGGAGGGTACCACCGACGAGCTGTTCGCCCGAGCGGCGGACCGTCTCCCCGAGGTGCTCGCCACCGTGACGGACGAGCGGCTGATCCCGACGCGGCTCGGGGCGATGCGGCTCGCGGACTTCCTGGTGACCCGGGTCGTGGAGCTCGTCGTCCGTACCGGCGACCTCAATGACGCGACGGACCTCGGGGTGCCGTTCGACCGTCAGGCCCAGGCGATCACCACGAGGTTCCTGGCGGACGCGTTGGCGGTCAAGGCGCCGGGGGGCGCGGTCGAGGTCCGGGTCCCGCCGTTCGCGGTGATCCAGTGCGGGGCGGGTCCGCGGCACACCCGGGGTACCCCGCCGAATGTCGTCGAGACCGACCCCCTCACCTGGACGCGGCTCGCGACGGGGCGCACCGACTGGTCCACGGAGGTCGCCGCGGGCAGGATCACGGCCAGCGGCGACCGAGCCAACCTCACCCCCACCCTCCCAGTCCTCCCCTGA
- a CDS encoding M23 family metallopeptidase gives MPTSPSTRTRTTHKALTVVYRLVWMTLTVLVVGSFVVDRLDEPPFPLIWLALGASMLVLLLLTHLTRPSRGPAATTEPIEVAPPVTGRWLAVNSPADKVPSHGTHGYGQTYAIDIVAEPEPRRIAGRPTNPQRPGFAWLWPLVRRPQAYPAFGSPVLAVADARVVQASDSQRDHLSRTSPLPLFYLMLLEGMARAMAGPHRVTGNHLVLDLGDGTYAMYAHLKRGSLKVRAGDRVTEGTVLAECGNSGNSTEPHLHFQLMDSPDLDTARGLPLRWRGVGLPAGGETFTAPERTRDTGRSVASGVTRPG, from the coding sequence ATGCCGACCAGCCCCAGCACCCGAACCCGCACGACCCACAAGGCGCTGACAGTCGTCTACCGCCTCGTCTGGATGACCCTGACCGTCCTCGTCGTCGGCAGCTTCGTGGTCGACCGGCTGGACGAGCCGCCCTTCCCGCTGATCTGGCTGGCCCTGGGCGCGAGCATGCTGGTCCTGCTGCTCCTCACCCATCTGACCCGCCCGTCCAGGGGGCCCGCCGCGACGACCGAGCCGATCGAGGTCGCCCCACCCGTCACGGGCCGCTGGCTCGCGGTCAACAGCCCGGCGGACAAGGTCCCCAGCCACGGCACCCACGGCTACGGCCAGACGTACGCGATCGACATCGTCGCCGAGCCGGAGCCCCGCCGGATAGCGGGCCGCCCCACCAACCCGCAGCGCCCCGGGTTCGCCTGGCTCTGGCCCCTGGTCCGCCGCCCGCAGGCGTATCCCGCGTTCGGCTCCCCGGTCCTGGCTGTCGCCGATGCCAGGGTCGTCCAGGCGTCCGACTCCCAGCGCGACCATCTGAGCCGTACTTCGCCGCTGCCCCTGTTCTACCTGATGCTCCTGGAGGGCATGGCCCGTGCGATGGCCGGCCCCCACCGGGTCACCGGGAACCACCTCGTCCTGGACCTGGGCGACGGCACCTACGCGATGTACGCCCACCTCAAGAGGGGTTCGCTCAAGGTCCGCGCGGGCGACCGGGTCACCGAGGGCACCGTCCTCGCCGAGTGCGGCAACTCCGGCAACTCCACCGAGCCGCACCTCCACTTCCAGCTGATGGACTCCCCGGACCTGGACACGGCCCGCGGCCTCCCGTTGCGCTGGCGGGGCGTTGGCCTCCCGGCGGGCGGCGAGACGTTCACGGCGCCGGAGCGGACCCGCGATACCGGGAGAAGCGTCGCGAGCGGTGTCACCCGGCCCGGTTAG
- a CDS encoding ArsR/SmtB family transcription factor, with product MGLEERVTDLERRLAELERPEGGSGEGASSEQGDAGPEPPVREGFWALEGFKEQLAQAGSGAREGGVLFTGAVGLPTGERYEWQYGELTDRLIQADWSDRADAFAALGHPVRLRLLREILTGRRTAAELTDLDGLGTTGQTYHHLRQLTAAGWLHSTARGRYEVPPSRVVPLLVALTLTTAP from the coding sequence ATGGGACTGGAGGAACGGGTCACGGACCTGGAGCGCAGATTGGCGGAGCTGGAGCGCCCGGAAGGCGGGAGCGGGGAGGGGGCGTCATCGGAGCAGGGGGACGCGGGGCCGGAGCCGCCGGTCCGCGAGGGGTTCTGGGCGCTGGAGGGCTTCAAGGAGCAGCTCGCGCAGGCGGGTTCCGGCGCGCGGGAGGGCGGTGTCCTGTTCACCGGAGCGGTCGGCCTGCCCACCGGTGAGCGCTACGAATGGCAGTACGGGGAGCTGACCGACCGCCTCATCCAGGCCGACTGGTCGGACCGCGCCGACGCCTTCGCCGCCCTCGGCCACCCCGTGCGGCTGCGACTGCTGCGCGAGATCCTCACCGGCCGCCGCACGGCCGCCGAGCTGACCGACCTGGACGGCCTCGGCACCACCGGCCAGACGTACCACCACCTTCGTCAGCTCACCGCCGCGGGCTGGCTGCACAGCACGGCCCGCGGGCGCTACGAGGTCCCCCCGTCCCGGGTGGTCCCGCTCCTGGTCGCCCTCACCCTGACGACCGCCCCATGA